The following are from one region of the Mustela lutreola isolate mMusLut2 chromosome 9, mMusLut2.pri, whole genome shotgun sequence genome:
- the ADAM33 gene encoding disintegrin and metalloproteinase domain-containing protein 33 isoform X2: protein MALKGPSEGPRPIPTPHPLRPDLPRGLALADPRGAARIPQALLLTLDSRSGSPRAHGVWPGARVGRMGCGVPCGVAREAAGRLLWAWVGLDPAGAEPGAGSRVVEAGALSAMGWGSRRAGGSRAWLLLLLLLRLPLPLWGVEEFQGNHPGKPVTLHWVPDGRVRRVVPLEEPVSKLDSGLVSLKAEGQELLLELEKSQLLAPGYTETHYSPDGHPVVLVPNHTDHCLYHGHVRGFPDSWVVFSTCSGMRGLITLDRNASYYVHPWSARDSEAFVTHKMFQIGQLLGWKGACGHRDARNKGDMASLSRATQVKERREVGRSPKFLELYIVADHTLFLTQHRNLNHTKQRLLEVANYVDQILRTLDIQVALTGLEIWTEQDQSRVTPDANATLWAFLHWRRGLRARRPHDSAQLLTGRAFQGDTVGLAPIEGMCCAESSGGVSTDHSELPIGAAATMAHEIGHSLGLSHDPDGCCVEAAAEQGGCVMAAATGRPFPRVFSACSRRQLRAFFRKGGGACLSNAPDSGLLVPRARCGNGLVEDGEECDCGASQECTDACCFAHNCSLRAGAQCTHGDCCARCLLKPAGVPCRGAVGDCDLPEFCTGASPYCPPDFYLLDGSPCAGGRGYCWDGACPTLEQQCQQLWGPASSPAPEACFQIVNSAGDAHGNCGEDSKGGFVPCAQRDAQCGKLQCLGGEQRPRPSHTVPVDSTIGLGSDEVTCRGVFVMPGVQLDVLDLGLVEPGTQCGPSMVCQDRRCRNTTFWQLEQCLAACHGRGVCNSNQNCHCAPGWAPPFCDKRGFGGSVDSGPMQPEDHKAFLLAMMLSFVLPLLLGAGLAWCCFRCPGYRLLPCLWGLRRDAPSRGPKDGPNRDCPPSGVHSMELGPTVIGEPQPLAPRHPEAPVPTLPQGLLPVVTICGLHPLLQTLRTLPEPRSHLEEPLAGCPACNPKRVKSRSRDPVAGERELLR, encoded by the exons ATGGCCCTCAAAGGCCCTTCCGAGGGGCCCCGCCCCATCCCCACTCCACACCCGCTCCGCCCTGACCTACCCCGCGGCTTGGCGCTGGCTGATCCCCGGGGGGCCGCACGGATTCCGCAGGCCCTGCTCCTAACCTTAGACAGCCGCTCCGGTTCCCCGAGGGCGCACGGGGTCTGGCCGGGAGCCAGGGTCGGGCGGATGGGCTGCGGGGTTCCGTGCGGGGTGGCGCGGGAGGCGGCCGGCCGGCTGCTCTGGGCGTGGGTCGGCCTGGATCCAGCCGGGGcggagccgggagccgggagccgcgTCGTGGAGGCCGGGGCGCTCTCAGCGATGGGCTGGGGGTCTCGGAGAGCTGGAGGGTCGCGGgcgtggctgctgctgctgctgctcttgaGGCTACCTTTGCCTTTGTGGGGGGTCGAAGAGTTTCAAG GAAACCACCCTGGAAAACCAGTCACCTTGCACTGGGTCCCAGATGGAAGAGTCAGGCGCGTGGTCCCCCTGGAGGAGCCG GTCTCGAAGCTAGACTCGGGGCTGGTGTCCTTGAAGGCTGAAGGGCAGGAGCTCCTGCTGGAGCTGGAGAAGAGCCA GCTGCTGGCCCCAGGATACACAGAAACCCACTATAGCCCAGATGGGCACCCAGTGGTGCTGGTCCCCAACCACACG GACCACTGCCTCTACCATGGGCACGTGAGGGGCTTCCCTGACTCCTGGGTGGTCTTCAGCACCTGCTCCGGGATGAG GGGCCTGATCACACTGGACAGGAATGCCAGTTACTATGTGCATCCTTGGTCAGCCAGAGACTCTGAGGCCTTCGTCACTCACAAGATGTTCCAGATCGGGCAGCTGCTTGGCTGGAAAGGGGCCTGTGGCCACAGGGATGCCAGGAACAAAGGGGACATGGCTAGCCTTTCTCGTGCCACTCAGGTCAAG GAGAGGCGGGAGGTCGGCAGGAGCCCAAAGTTCTTGGAGTTGTACATTGTGGCTGACCACACGCTG TTTTTGACCCAGCACCGGAACCTGAACCACACCAAACAGCGTCTCCTGGAGGTGGCCAACTATGTGGACCAG ATTCTCAGGACTCTGGACATTCAGGTGGCCCTGACGGGCCTGGAAATATGGACAGAGCAGGATCAGAGCCGCGTCACGCCAGATGCCAATGCCACGCTCTGGGCCTTCCTGCACTGGCGCCGAGGACTGAGGGCACGGCGGCCACACGACTCCGCGCAGCTGCTCAC GGGCCGCGCCTTCCAGGGCGACACCGTGGGCCTGGCGCCCATCGAGGGCATGTGTTGCGCGGAGAGCTCCGGAGGCGTGAGCACG GACCACTCGGAGCTTCCCATTGGCGCAGCAGCCACCATGGCCCACGAGATAGGTCACAGCCTTGGCCTCAGCCACGACCCTGACGGCTGCTGTGTGGAGGCGGCGGCCGAGCAAGGCGGCTGTGTCATGGCCGCGGCCACCGG GCGCCCATTCCCGCGGGTGTTCAGCGCCTGCAGCCGGCGCCAGCTGCGCGCCTTCTTCCGCAAGGGGGGCGGTGCGTGCCTTTCCAACGCGCCCGACTCGGGGCTCCTCGTGCCCCGGGCGCGCTGCGGGAACGGCCTCGTGGAGGACGGCGAGGAGTGCGACTGCGGCGCCAGCCAG GAGTGCACGGACGCCTGCTGCTTCGCCCACAACTGCTCGCTGCGCGCGGGGGCCCAGTGCACCCACGGGGACTGCTGCGCTCGCTGCCTG CTGAAGCCGGCCGGCGTGCCGTGCCGCGGAGCTGTGGGTGACTGTGACCTCCCAGAGTTTTGCACGGGCGCCTCCCCTTACTGCCCCCCGGACTTTTACCTCCTGGACGGCTCGCCCTGTGCCGGCGGCCGGGGCTACTGCTGGGATGGCGCATGTCCTACACTGGAGCAGCAGTGCCAGCAGCTCTGGGGGCCTG CCTCCAGCCCAGCACCAGAGGCCTGTTTCCAGATCGTGAACTCCGCGGGAGACGCCCACGGGAACTGCGGGGAGGACAGCAAGGGTGGCTTTGTGCCTTGTGCGCAGAG GGATGCTCAGTGCGGGAAGCTGCAGTGCCTTGGTGGGGAGCAGCGGCCACGCCCATCGCACACTGTGCCTGTGGACTCCACCATTGGACTAGGCAGCGATGAGGTGACCTGCAGGGGAGTCTTTGTGATGCCCGGTGTCCAGCTGGATGTGCTCGACTTGGGCCTGGTAGAGCCAGGCACCCAGTGTGGACCTAGCATG GTGTGCCAGGACAGGCGCTGCCGAAATACTACCTTCTGGCAGCTGGAGCAATGCCTGGCAGCCTGCCATGGCCGTGGG GTTTGCAACAGTAACCAAAACTGCCACTGTGCTCCGGGGTGGGCTCCGCCCTTCTGCGACAAGCGAGGGTTTGGTGGCAGTGTGGACAGTGGCCCCATGCAGCCTGAAG ACCACAAGGCCTTCCTGCTGGCAATGATGCTTAGCTTTGTGTTGCCGTTGCTCCTGGGGGCTGGCCTGGCCTGGTGCTGCTTCAGGTGCCCAGGATACCGTCTCCTGCCATGCCTCTGGGGCTTGAGGAGGGATGCCCCAAGCCGAGG GCCCAAAGATGGCCCAAACAGGGACTGCCCCCCCAGCGGTGTTCACTCCATGGAATTGGGCCCTACAGTCATTGGAGAGCCCCAGCCCTTGG cacccagacaccctgaggccccagtccccaccctgccccagggacTCCTGCCAGTGGTCACAATATGTGGCCTCCACCCATTGCTGCAGACCTTGAGAACTCTGCCAGAGCCCAGGAGCCACCTTGAGGAGCCTCTGGCTGGGTGCCCTGCCTGCAACCCCAAG CGGGTCAAGTCCAGAAGCCGAGATCCTGTCGCTGGTGAGAGGGAGCTCCTGAGATGA
- the ADAM33 gene encoding disintegrin and metalloproteinase domain-containing protein 33 isoform X1: MALKGPSEGPRPIPTPHPLRPDLPRGLALADPRGAARIPQALLLTLDSRSGSPRAHGVWPGARVGRMGCGVPCGVAREAAGRLLWAWVGLDPAGAEPGAGSRVVEAGALSAMGWGSRRAGGSRAWLLLLLLLRLPLPLWGVEEFQGNHPGKPVTLHWVPDGRVRRVVPLEEPVSKLDSGLVSLKAEGQELLLELEKSHRLLAPGYTETHYSPDGHPVVLVPNHTDHCLYHGHVRGFPDSWVVFSTCSGMRGLITLDRNASYYVHPWSARDSEAFVTHKMFQIGQLLGWKGACGHRDARNKGDMASLSRATQVKERREVGRSPKFLELYIVADHTLFLTQHRNLNHTKQRLLEVANYVDQILRTLDIQVALTGLEIWTEQDQSRVTPDANATLWAFLHWRRGLRARRPHDSAQLLTGRAFQGDTVGLAPIEGMCCAESSGGVSTDHSELPIGAAATMAHEIGHSLGLSHDPDGCCVEAAAEQGGCVMAAATGRPFPRVFSACSRRQLRAFFRKGGGACLSNAPDSGLLVPRARCGNGLVEDGEECDCGASQECTDACCFAHNCSLRAGAQCTHGDCCARCLLKPAGVPCRGAVGDCDLPEFCTGASPYCPPDFYLLDGSPCAGGRGYCWDGACPTLEQQCQQLWGPASSPAPEACFQIVNSAGDAHGNCGEDSKGGFVPCAQRDAQCGKLQCLGGEQRPRPSHTVPVDSTIGLGSDEVTCRGVFVMPGVQLDVLDLGLVEPGTQCGPSMVCQDRRCRNTTFWQLEQCLAACHGRGVCNSNQNCHCAPGWAPPFCDKRGFGGSVDSGPMQPEDHKAFLLAMMLSFVLPLLLGAGLAWCCFRCPGYRLLPCLWGLRRDAPSRGPKDGPNRDCPPSGVHSMELGPTVIGEPQPLAPRHPEAPVPTLPQGLLPVVTICGLHPLLQTLRTLPEPRSHLEEPLAGCPACNPKRVKSRSRDPVAGERELLR; encoded by the exons ATGGCCCTCAAAGGCCCTTCCGAGGGGCCCCGCCCCATCCCCACTCCACACCCGCTCCGCCCTGACCTACCCCGCGGCTTGGCGCTGGCTGATCCCCGGGGGGCCGCACGGATTCCGCAGGCCCTGCTCCTAACCTTAGACAGCCGCTCCGGTTCCCCGAGGGCGCACGGGGTCTGGCCGGGAGCCAGGGTCGGGCGGATGGGCTGCGGGGTTCCGTGCGGGGTGGCGCGGGAGGCGGCCGGCCGGCTGCTCTGGGCGTGGGTCGGCCTGGATCCAGCCGGGGcggagccgggagccgggagccgcgTCGTGGAGGCCGGGGCGCTCTCAGCGATGGGCTGGGGGTCTCGGAGAGCTGGAGGGTCGCGGgcgtggctgctgctgctgctgctcttgaGGCTACCTTTGCCTTTGTGGGGGGTCGAAGAGTTTCAAG GAAACCACCCTGGAAAACCAGTCACCTTGCACTGGGTCCCAGATGGAAGAGTCAGGCGCGTGGTCCCCCTGGAGGAGCCG GTCTCGAAGCTAGACTCGGGGCTGGTGTCCTTGAAGGCTGAAGGGCAGGAGCTCCTGCTGGAGCTGGAGAAGAGCCA CAGGCTGCTGGCCCCAGGATACACAGAAACCCACTATAGCCCAGATGGGCACCCAGTGGTGCTGGTCCCCAACCACACG GACCACTGCCTCTACCATGGGCACGTGAGGGGCTTCCCTGACTCCTGGGTGGTCTTCAGCACCTGCTCCGGGATGAG GGGCCTGATCACACTGGACAGGAATGCCAGTTACTATGTGCATCCTTGGTCAGCCAGAGACTCTGAGGCCTTCGTCACTCACAAGATGTTCCAGATCGGGCAGCTGCTTGGCTGGAAAGGGGCCTGTGGCCACAGGGATGCCAGGAACAAAGGGGACATGGCTAGCCTTTCTCGTGCCACTCAGGTCAAG GAGAGGCGGGAGGTCGGCAGGAGCCCAAAGTTCTTGGAGTTGTACATTGTGGCTGACCACACGCTG TTTTTGACCCAGCACCGGAACCTGAACCACACCAAACAGCGTCTCCTGGAGGTGGCCAACTATGTGGACCAG ATTCTCAGGACTCTGGACATTCAGGTGGCCCTGACGGGCCTGGAAATATGGACAGAGCAGGATCAGAGCCGCGTCACGCCAGATGCCAATGCCACGCTCTGGGCCTTCCTGCACTGGCGCCGAGGACTGAGGGCACGGCGGCCACACGACTCCGCGCAGCTGCTCAC GGGCCGCGCCTTCCAGGGCGACACCGTGGGCCTGGCGCCCATCGAGGGCATGTGTTGCGCGGAGAGCTCCGGAGGCGTGAGCACG GACCACTCGGAGCTTCCCATTGGCGCAGCAGCCACCATGGCCCACGAGATAGGTCACAGCCTTGGCCTCAGCCACGACCCTGACGGCTGCTGTGTGGAGGCGGCGGCCGAGCAAGGCGGCTGTGTCATGGCCGCGGCCACCGG GCGCCCATTCCCGCGGGTGTTCAGCGCCTGCAGCCGGCGCCAGCTGCGCGCCTTCTTCCGCAAGGGGGGCGGTGCGTGCCTTTCCAACGCGCCCGACTCGGGGCTCCTCGTGCCCCGGGCGCGCTGCGGGAACGGCCTCGTGGAGGACGGCGAGGAGTGCGACTGCGGCGCCAGCCAG GAGTGCACGGACGCCTGCTGCTTCGCCCACAACTGCTCGCTGCGCGCGGGGGCCCAGTGCACCCACGGGGACTGCTGCGCTCGCTGCCTG CTGAAGCCGGCCGGCGTGCCGTGCCGCGGAGCTGTGGGTGACTGTGACCTCCCAGAGTTTTGCACGGGCGCCTCCCCTTACTGCCCCCCGGACTTTTACCTCCTGGACGGCTCGCCCTGTGCCGGCGGCCGGGGCTACTGCTGGGATGGCGCATGTCCTACACTGGAGCAGCAGTGCCAGCAGCTCTGGGGGCCTG CCTCCAGCCCAGCACCAGAGGCCTGTTTCCAGATCGTGAACTCCGCGGGAGACGCCCACGGGAACTGCGGGGAGGACAGCAAGGGTGGCTTTGTGCCTTGTGCGCAGAG GGATGCTCAGTGCGGGAAGCTGCAGTGCCTTGGTGGGGAGCAGCGGCCACGCCCATCGCACACTGTGCCTGTGGACTCCACCATTGGACTAGGCAGCGATGAGGTGACCTGCAGGGGAGTCTTTGTGATGCCCGGTGTCCAGCTGGATGTGCTCGACTTGGGCCTGGTAGAGCCAGGCACCCAGTGTGGACCTAGCATG GTGTGCCAGGACAGGCGCTGCCGAAATACTACCTTCTGGCAGCTGGAGCAATGCCTGGCAGCCTGCCATGGCCGTGGG GTTTGCAACAGTAACCAAAACTGCCACTGTGCTCCGGGGTGGGCTCCGCCCTTCTGCGACAAGCGAGGGTTTGGTGGCAGTGTGGACAGTGGCCCCATGCAGCCTGAAG ACCACAAGGCCTTCCTGCTGGCAATGATGCTTAGCTTTGTGTTGCCGTTGCTCCTGGGGGCTGGCCTGGCCTGGTGCTGCTTCAGGTGCCCAGGATACCGTCTCCTGCCATGCCTCTGGGGCTTGAGGAGGGATGCCCCAAGCCGAGG GCCCAAAGATGGCCCAAACAGGGACTGCCCCCCCAGCGGTGTTCACTCCATGGAATTGGGCCCTACAGTCATTGGAGAGCCCCAGCCCTTGG cacccagacaccctgaggccccagtccccaccctgccccagggacTCCTGCCAGTGGTCACAATATGTGGCCTCCACCCATTGCTGCAGACCTTGAGAACTCTGCCAGAGCCCAGGAGCCACCTTGAGGAGCCTCTGGCTGGGTGCCCTGCCTGCAACCCCAAG CGGGTCAAGTCCAGAAGCCGAGATCCTGTCGCTGGTGAGAGGGAGCTCCTGAGATGA
- the ADAM33 gene encoding disintegrin and metalloproteinase domain-containing protein 33 isoform X9: MALKGPSEGPRPIPTPHPLRPDLPRGLALADPRGAARIPQALLLTLDSRSGSPRAHGVWPGARVGRMGCGVPCGVAREAAGRLLWAWVGLDPAGAEPGAGSRVVEAGALSAMGWGSRRAGGSRAWLLLLLLLRLPLPLWGVEEFQGNHPGKPVTLHWVPDGRVRRVVPLEEPVSKLDSGLVSLKAEGQELLLELEKSHRLLAPGYTETHYSPDGHPVVLVPNHTDHCLYHGHVRGFPDSWVVFSTCSGMRGLITLDRNASYYVHPWSARDSEAFVTHKMFQIGQLLGWKGACGHRDARNKGDMASLSRATQVKERREVGRSPKFLELYIVADHTLFLTQHRNLNHTKQRLLEVANYVDQILRTLDIQVALTGLEIWTEQDQSRVTPDANATLWAFLHWRRGLRARRPHDSAQLLTGRAFQGDTVGLAPIEGMCCAESSGGVSTDHSELPIGAAATMAHEIGHSLGLSHDPDGCCVEAAAEQGGCVMAAATGRPFPRVFSACSRRQLRAFFRKGGGACLSNAPDSGLLVPRARCGNGLVEDGEECDCGASQVRSARTPAASPTTARCARGPSAPTGTAALAAWDAQCGKLQCLGGEQRPRPSHTVPVDSTIGLGSDEVTCRGVFVMPGVQLDVLDLGLVEPGTQCGPSMVCQDRRCRNTTFWQLEQCLAACHGRGVCNSNQNCHCAPGWAPPFCDKRGFGGSVDSGPMQPEDHKAFLLAMMLSFVLPLLLGAGLAWCCFRCPGYRLLPCLWGLRRDAPSRGPKDGPNRDCPPSGVHSMELGPTVIGEPQPLAPRHPEAPVPTLPQGLLPVVTICGLHPLLQTLRTLPEPRSHLEEPLAGCPACNPKRVKSRSRDPVAGERELLR; encoded by the exons ATGGCCCTCAAAGGCCCTTCCGAGGGGCCCCGCCCCATCCCCACTCCACACCCGCTCCGCCCTGACCTACCCCGCGGCTTGGCGCTGGCTGATCCCCGGGGGGCCGCACGGATTCCGCAGGCCCTGCTCCTAACCTTAGACAGCCGCTCCGGTTCCCCGAGGGCGCACGGGGTCTGGCCGGGAGCCAGGGTCGGGCGGATGGGCTGCGGGGTTCCGTGCGGGGTGGCGCGGGAGGCGGCCGGCCGGCTGCTCTGGGCGTGGGTCGGCCTGGATCCAGCCGGGGcggagccgggagccgggagccgcgTCGTGGAGGCCGGGGCGCTCTCAGCGATGGGCTGGGGGTCTCGGAGAGCTGGAGGGTCGCGGgcgtggctgctgctgctgctgctcttgaGGCTACCTTTGCCTTTGTGGGGGGTCGAAGAGTTTCAAG GAAACCACCCTGGAAAACCAGTCACCTTGCACTGGGTCCCAGATGGAAGAGTCAGGCGCGTGGTCCCCCTGGAGGAGCCG GTCTCGAAGCTAGACTCGGGGCTGGTGTCCTTGAAGGCTGAAGGGCAGGAGCTCCTGCTGGAGCTGGAGAAGAGCCA CAGGCTGCTGGCCCCAGGATACACAGAAACCCACTATAGCCCAGATGGGCACCCAGTGGTGCTGGTCCCCAACCACACG GACCACTGCCTCTACCATGGGCACGTGAGGGGCTTCCCTGACTCCTGGGTGGTCTTCAGCACCTGCTCCGGGATGAG GGGCCTGATCACACTGGACAGGAATGCCAGTTACTATGTGCATCCTTGGTCAGCCAGAGACTCTGAGGCCTTCGTCACTCACAAGATGTTCCAGATCGGGCAGCTGCTTGGCTGGAAAGGGGCCTGTGGCCACAGGGATGCCAGGAACAAAGGGGACATGGCTAGCCTTTCTCGTGCCACTCAGGTCAAG GAGAGGCGGGAGGTCGGCAGGAGCCCAAAGTTCTTGGAGTTGTACATTGTGGCTGACCACACGCTG TTTTTGACCCAGCACCGGAACCTGAACCACACCAAACAGCGTCTCCTGGAGGTGGCCAACTATGTGGACCAG ATTCTCAGGACTCTGGACATTCAGGTGGCCCTGACGGGCCTGGAAATATGGACAGAGCAGGATCAGAGCCGCGTCACGCCAGATGCCAATGCCACGCTCTGGGCCTTCCTGCACTGGCGCCGAGGACTGAGGGCACGGCGGCCACACGACTCCGCGCAGCTGCTCAC GGGCCGCGCCTTCCAGGGCGACACCGTGGGCCTGGCGCCCATCGAGGGCATGTGTTGCGCGGAGAGCTCCGGAGGCGTGAGCACG GACCACTCGGAGCTTCCCATTGGCGCAGCAGCCACCATGGCCCACGAGATAGGTCACAGCCTTGGCCTCAGCCACGACCCTGACGGCTGCTGTGTGGAGGCGGCGGCCGAGCAAGGCGGCTGTGTCATGGCCGCGGCCACCGG GCGCCCATTCCCGCGGGTGTTCAGCGCCTGCAGCCGGCGCCAGCTGCGCGCCTTCTTCCGCAAGGGGGGCGGTGCGTGCCTTTCCAACGCGCCCGACTCGGGGCTCCTCGTGCCCCGGGCGCGCTGCGGGAACGGCCTCGTGGAGGACGGCGAGGAGTGCGACTGCGGCGCCAGCCAGGTCAG GAGTGCACGGACGCCTGCTGCTTCGCCCACAACTGCTCGCTGCGCGCGGGGGCCCAGTGCACCCACGGGGACTGCTGCGCTCGCTGCCTG GGATGCTCAGTGCGGGAAGCTGCAGTGCCTTGGTGGGGAGCAGCGGCCACGCCCATCGCACACTGTGCCTGTGGACTCCACCATTGGACTAGGCAGCGATGAGGTGACCTGCAGGGGAGTCTTTGTGATGCCCGGTGTCCAGCTGGATGTGCTCGACTTGGGCCTGGTAGAGCCAGGCACCCAGTGTGGACCTAGCATG GTGTGCCAGGACAGGCGCTGCCGAAATACTACCTTCTGGCAGCTGGAGCAATGCCTGGCAGCCTGCCATGGCCGTGGG GTTTGCAACAGTAACCAAAACTGCCACTGTGCTCCGGGGTGGGCTCCGCCCTTCTGCGACAAGCGAGGGTTTGGTGGCAGTGTGGACAGTGGCCCCATGCAGCCTGAAG ACCACAAGGCCTTCCTGCTGGCAATGATGCTTAGCTTTGTGTTGCCGTTGCTCCTGGGGGCTGGCCTGGCCTGGTGCTGCTTCAGGTGCCCAGGATACCGTCTCCTGCCATGCCTCTGGGGCTTGAGGAGGGATGCCCCAAGCCGAGG GCCCAAAGATGGCCCAAACAGGGACTGCCCCCCCAGCGGTGTTCACTCCATGGAATTGGGCCCTACAGTCATTGGAGAGCCCCAGCCCTTGG cacccagacaccctgaggccccagtccccaccctgccccagggacTCCTGCCAGTGGTCACAATATGTGGCCTCCACCCATTGCTGCAGACCTTGAGAACTCTGCCAGAGCCCAGGAGCCACCTTGAGGAGCCTCTGGCTGGGTGCCCTGCCTGCAACCCCAAG CGGGTCAAGTCCAGAAGCCGAGATCCTGTCGCTGGTGAGAGGGAGCTCCTGAGATGA
- the ADAM33 gene encoding disintegrin and metalloproteinase domain-containing protein 33 isoform X10 yields MALKGPSEGPRPIPTPHPLRPDLPRGLALADPRGAARIPQALLLTLDSRSGSPRAHGVWPGARVGRMGCGVPCGVAREAAGRLLWAWVGLDPAGAEPGAGSRVVEAGALSAMGWGSRRAGGSRAWLLLLLLLRLPLPLWGVEEFQGNHPGKPVTLHWVPDGRVRRVVPLEEPVSKLDSGLVSLKAEGQELLLELEKSHRLLAPGYTETHYSPDGHPVVLVPNHTDHCLYHGHVRGFPDSWVVFSTCSGMRGLITLDRNASYYVHPWSARDSEAFVTHKMFQIGQLLGWKGACGHRDARNKGDMASLSRATQVKERREVGRSPKFLELYIVADHTLFLTQHRNLNHTKQRLLEVANYVDQILRTLDIQVALTGLEIWTEQDQSRVTPDANATLWAFLHWRRGLRARRPHDSAQLLTGRAFQGDTVGLAPIEGMCCAESSGGVSTDHSELPIGAAATMAHEIGHSLGLSHDPDGCCVEAAAEQGGCVMAAATGSARTPAASPTTARCARGPSAPTGTAALAAWDAQCGKLQCLGGEQRPRPSHTVPVDSTIGLGSDEVTCRGVFVMPGVQLDVLDLGLVEPGTQCGPSMVCQDRRCRNTTFWQLEQCLAACHGRGVCNSNQNCHCAPGWAPPFCDKRGFGGSVDSGPMQPEDHKAFLLAMMLSFVLPLLLGAGLAWCCFRCPGYRLLPCLWGLRRDAPSRGPKDGPNRDCPPSGVHSMELGPTVIGEPQPLAPRHPEAPVPTLPQGLLPVVTICGLHPLLQTLRTLPEPRSHLEEPLAGCPACNPKRVKSRSRDPVAGERELLR; encoded by the exons ATGGCCCTCAAAGGCCCTTCCGAGGGGCCCCGCCCCATCCCCACTCCACACCCGCTCCGCCCTGACCTACCCCGCGGCTTGGCGCTGGCTGATCCCCGGGGGGCCGCACGGATTCCGCAGGCCCTGCTCCTAACCTTAGACAGCCGCTCCGGTTCCCCGAGGGCGCACGGGGTCTGGCCGGGAGCCAGGGTCGGGCGGATGGGCTGCGGGGTTCCGTGCGGGGTGGCGCGGGAGGCGGCCGGCCGGCTGCTCTGGGCGTGGGTCGGCCTGGATCCAGCCGGGGcggagccgggagccgggagccgcgTCGTGGAGGCCGGGGCGCTCTCAGCGATGGGCTGGGGGTCTCGGAGAGCTGGAGGGTCGCGGgcgtggctgctgctgctgctgctcttgaGGCTACCTTTGCCTTTGTGGGGGGTCGAAGAGTTTCAAG GAAACCACCCTGGAAAACCAGTCACCTTGCACTGGGTCCCAGATGGAAGAGTCAGGCGCGTGGTCCCCCTGGAGGAGCCG GTCTCGAAGCTAGACTCGGGGCTGGTGTCCTTGAAGGCTGAAGGGCAGGAGCTCCTGCTGGAGCTGGAGAAGAGCCA CAGGCTGCTGGCCCCAGGATACACAGAAACCCACTATAGCCCAGATGGGCACCCAGTGGTGCTGGTCCCCAACCACACG GACCACTGCCTCTACCATGGGCACGTGAGGGGCTTCCCTGACTCCTGGGTGGTCTTCAGCACCTGCTCCGGGATGAG GGGCCTGATCACACTGGACAGGAATGCCAGTTACTATGTGCATCCTTGGTCAGCCAGAGACTCTGAGGCCTTCGTCACTCACAAGATGTTCCAGATCGGGCAGCTGCTTGGCTGGAAAGGGGCCTGTGGCCACAGGGATGCCAGGAACAAAGGGGACATGGCTAGCCTTTCTCGTGCCACTCAGGTCAAG GAGAGGCGGGAGGTCGGCAGGAGCCCAAAGTTCTTGGAGTTGTACATTGTGGCTGACCACACGCTG TTTTTGACCCAGCACCGGAACCTGAACCACACCAAACAGCGTCTCCTGGAGGTGGCCAACTATGTGGACCAG ATTCTCAGGACTCTGGACATTCAGGTGGCCCTGACGGGCCTGGAAATATGGACAGAGCAGGATCAGAGCCGCGTCACGCCAGATGCCAATGCCACGCTCTGGGCCTTCCTGCACTGGCGCCGAGGACTGAGGGCACGGCGGCCACACGACTCCGCGCAGCTGCTCAC GGGCCGCGCCTTCCAGGGCGACACCGTGGGCCTGGCGCCCATCGAGGGCATGTGTTGCGCGGAGAGCTCCGGAGGCGTGAGCACG GACCACTCGGAGCTTCCCATTGGCGCAGCAGCCACCATGGCCCACGAGATAGGTCACAGCCTTGGCCTCAGCCACGACCCTGACGGCTGCTGTGTGGAGGCGGCGGCCGAGCAAGGCGGCTGTGTCATGGCCGCGGCCACCGG GAGTGCACGGACGCCTGCTGCTTCGCCCACAACTGCTCGCTGCGCGCGGGGGCCCAGTGCACCCACGGGGACTGCTGCGCTCGCTGCCTG GGATGCTCAGTGCGGGAAGCTGCAGTGCCTTGGTGGGGAGCAGCGGCCACGCCCATCGCACACTGTGCCTGTGGACTCCACCATTGGACTAGGCAGCGATGAGGTGACCTGCAGGGGAGTCTTTGTGATGCCCGGTGTCCAGCTGGATGTGCTCGACTTGGGCCTGGTAGAGCCAGGCACCCAGTGTGGACCTAGCATG GTGTGCCAGGACAGGCGCTGCCGAAATACTACCTTCTGGCAGCTGGAGCAATGCCTGGCAGCCTGCCATGGCCGTGGG GTTTGCAACAGTAACCAAAACTGCCACTGTGCTCCGGGGTGGGCTCCGCCCTTCTGCGACAAGCGAGGGTTTGGTGGCAGTGTGGACAGTGGCCCCATGCAGCCTGAAG ACCACAAGGCCTTCCTGCTGGCAATGATGCTTAGCTTTGTGTTGCCGTTGCTCCTGGGGGCTGGCCTGGCCTGGTGCTGCTTCAGGTGCCCAGGATACCGTCTCCTGCCATGCCTCTGGGGCTTGAGGAGGGATGCCCCAAGCCGAGG GCCCAAAGATGGCCCAAACAGGGACTGCCCCCCCAGCGGTGTTCACTCCATGGAATTGGGCCCTACAGTCATTGGAGAGCCCCAGCCCTTGG cacccagacaccctgaggccccagtccccaccctgccccagggacTCCTGCCAGTGGTCACAATATGTGGCCTCCACCCATTGCTGCAGACCTTGAGAACTCTGCCAGAGCCCAGGAGCCACCTTGAGGAGCCTCTGGCTGGGTGCCCTGCCTGCAACCCCAAG CGGGTCAAGTCCAGAAGCCGAGATCCTGTCGCTGGTGAGAGGGAGCTCCTGAGATGA